From Candidatus Brocadiaceae bacterium, the proteins below share one genomic window:
- a CDS encoding 3-deoxy-D-manno-octulosonic acid transferase produces the protein MPILFDVLYVTALAFASPYFLPKLITKKKFRSGLTERFGWLGMERGRKPCIWIHCASVGEVLVVKPLVTIIEQEFNDFEIVISVNTKTGRFVAEKNFCGKTVFYFPLDFSWIVEKVLKRINPRYVLLVELEIWPNFLIAAAKMRIPVVLINGRISEKSLKCYQVLRKISGEFFKSLSAERNIFCARTKTDAARLINLGIGESQIFVTGNMKYDNIITAIPEYAKKQLRCMFKIDKEEKVIVCGSTYEGEDTILLKIFKQLCGRFKKIRLILVPRHVERTNDIIRQIESMGLCWARKTLLDKGDKINWHIGGEKPVILIDTVGELLSIYSIADCVFVGRSLVPQGGQNMIEPAGLSKPVVVGPHTFNFTEDVQLLKEANAIKIAWDEPSLLNEMSYLLEHDIEARAMGVRAQSVVVRQRGAANRNIKILKENLLKERAVAL, from the coding sequence GGGCCTAACCGAACGTTTCGGATGGTTAGGTATGGAAAGGGGCAGAAAACCGTGTATCTGGATTCATTGTGCCTCCGTAGGGGAAGTGTTGGTGGTAAAACCACTGGTTACTATTATAGAACAGGAGTTTAATGATTTCGAGATAGTAATTTCAGTCAATACAAAAACGGGACGGTTTGTTGCAGAAAAAAATTTTTGCGGTAAAACTGTTTTTTATTTTCCTCTCGATTTTAGTTGGATAGTTGAGAAAGTGTTAAAGAGGATAAATCCACGGTATGTACTATTGGTTGAGTTGGAAATCTGGCCAAATTTTTTGATTGCAGCTGCAAAGATGCGCATCCCGGTTGTATTGATAAACGGAAGAATATCAGAAAAATCACTTAAGTGTTATCAGGTTTTACGAAAAATATCAGGCGAGTTCTTTAAAAGTTTGTCAGCAGAGCGAAACATTTTTTGTGCAAGGACAAAAACTGATGCGGCTCGTCTTATTAATCTCGGAATAGGTGAATCACAAATTTTTGTTACGGGAAATATGAAGTATGATAATATTATTACCGCAATTCCGGAATATGCAAAAAAACAGTTAAGATGTATGTTTAAGATTGATAAAGAAGAAAAGGTTATTGTCTGTGGTAGTACCTATGAAGGAGAAGATACTATTCTCCTGAAAATCTTTAAGCAGCTATGCGGAAGATTTAAAAAAATAAGATTGATCTTGGTTCCGCGGCATGTTGAAAGGACAAACGATATAATAAGGCAAATCGAATCTATGGGATTGTGCTGGGCAAGAAAGACCCTGCTTGATAAGGGAGATAAAATAAACTGGCACATAGGCGGAGAGAAACCGGTAATCCTTATTGATACGGTTGGAGAATTACTTTCCATTTACAGTATTGCGGATTGTGTGTTTGTGGGAAGGAGTCTTGTTCCTCAGGGTGGTCAAAATATGATAGAACCAGCAGGCTTGTCAAAGCCTGTTGTTGTTGGTCCGCATACATTTAATTTTACCGAGGATGTTCAGCTGTTAAAAGAGGCGAATGCCATTAAAATAGCCTGGGATGAACCTTCTTTGTTAAATGAAATGTCATACCTGTTGGAGCATGACATAGAGGCGAGAGCGATGGGGGTGCGGGCTCAATCTGTTGTAGTAAGGCAAAGAGGAGCCGCAAATCGTAATATAAAAATATTGAAGGAAAATTTATTGAAAGAGAGGGCAGTGGCGCTATGA
- the metK gene encoding methionine adenosyltransferase, producing MREGRHLFTSESVSMGHPDKISDQISDAILDAMLEQDPMSRVACETLVTTGIVFVAGEVTTTATVDIPAIVRKTIKEIGYTDASMGFDYNTCAVITSLDKQSPDISQGVTRDGGEIGAGDQGLMFGYACNDTPELMPLPIMLAHRIIKKLAELRLNGALKYLRPDAKSQVTVEYNDNTPIRVHTVVVSTQHSPDVKYETIKEDMIEKVIKQVVPAKFLDTKTIYHINPTGRFVVGGPQGDCGLTGRKIIVDTYGGWGRHGGGAFSGKDPTKVDRSACYAARHMAKNIVAAGLAERCEAQVAYAIGVAKPLSVHIITEGTGKIPDEKLTQICEKVFDLTPRGILERLDLRRSIYKLTACHGHFGRTEDTFTWEKTDMTEALKKAAGM from the coding sequence ATGAGGGAAGGAAGGCATTTATTTACATCAGAATCAGTATCTATGGGGCATCCTGATAAGATTTCAGATCAGATTTCGGATGCCATTTTAGACGCAATGCTTGAGCAGGACCCGATGAGTAGGGTTGCGTGCGAGACATTGGTGACAACAGGCATTGTCTTTGTCGCTGGAGAGGTGACGACAACGGCAACGGTTGATATTCCAGCTATCGTGCGAAAGACAATAAAGGAAATTGGTTATACAGATGCCTCTATGGGCTTTGACTATAATACGTGTGCGGTCATTACGAGCCTTGATAAGCAGTCACCGGATATTTCGCAGGGAGTTACAAGGGATGGAGGAGAAATAGGGGCAGGTGATCAGGGGTTAATGTTTGGATATGCCTGCAACGACACGCCGGAATTGATGCCACTTCCCATTATGCTGGCTCATCGGATTATTAAAAAACTTGCAGAATTAAGGTTGAATGGGGCCCTAAAATATTTACGACCGGATGCAAAATCTCAGGTAACGGTTGAATATAATGATAATACTCCGATACGGGTGCATACCGTTGTGGTATCGACACAGCATTCTCCTGATGTGAAGTATGAGACGATCAAAGAGGATATGATTGAAAAAGTTATTAAGCAGGTAGTTCCTGCCAAATTTCTGGACACTAAAACAATTTATCATATTAATCCAACAGGGCGTTTTGTCGTTGGTGGACCGCAAGGCGACTGTGGATTGACAGGGAGAAAGATTATTGTAGATACCTATGGGGGGTGGGGCCGCCATGGTGGGGGCGCATTTTCAGGGAAAGATCCGACAAAGGTCGACCGAAGCGCCTGCTATGCGGCAAGGCATATGGCAAAGAACATAGTTGCTGCAGGTTTAGCAGAACGGTGTGAGGCACAGGTTGCTTATGCTATTGGTGTGGCAAAACCCCTGTCTGTTCATATTATTACGGAAGGAACTGGGAAAATTCCTGATGAAAAGCTTACTCAAATTTGTGAAAAGGTTTTTGATTTGACGCCCAGAGGTATTTTAGAACGTCTGGATTTAAGAAGGTCAATCTATAAACTTACTGCCTGTCATGGTCATTTTGGCCGCACAGAAGATACCTTTACCTGGGAAAAGACGGATATGACTGAGGCTCTGAAAAAAGCAGCAGGCATGTAG
- a CDS encoding DUF1015 domain-containing protein, which translates to MAIIKPFQGLRYNQDIIKDMSAVVTPPYDVISPQEQEQYYQTHPNNIIRMDLGKELPGDTEKANKYTRASEFFNDWKRTGVIKQEDAPAVYIYDQEYSFQNKRFVRRGFIALVKLEPFDKGFIYPHEQTLPGPKADRLKLIQSCKANLSSIFALFPDEDSGIDDYLSVITPAEPEVDFIDDNGVRNVVWVITEREPIEKLVSLMRTKPLFIADGHHRYETSLVYKDQFRKESGMVGEEIPSDYVMMVCVSMNNPGLQILPFHRLIQLGKDYDSDHVLCSLRESFDVELLGTGGSLDMSLSRLDDQKKGHSFLMYVGSEDACYLLRLKSEGLLESVFANDHPEWKRLDAGILHGIVLKKLLGVGSQDVILMKNSVKYEKNIAAAVSLVRSGQYQLAFLLKPTRIEQVREIAMARKVMPPKSTNFYPKLITGIVINSFE; encoded by the coding sequence ATGGCTATCATAAAACCCTTTCAAGGATTGAGATATAATCAGGATATCATCAAGGATATGTCTGCTGTTGTTACACCTCCGTATGATGTGATATCTCCGCAGGAACAAGAGCAGTATTATCAGACTCATCCAAACAATATTATTCGTATGGATTTGGGAAAAGAACTTCCCGGAGATACCGAAAAGGCTAATAAATATACTCGTGCCTCTGAATTTTTCAATGATTGGAAACGCACAGGAGTTATAAAGCAGGAAGATGCGCCTGCGGTATATATTTACGACCAGGAGTACTCGTTTCAGAACAAACGTTTTGTTCGCAGGGGTTTTATTGCCCTGGTAAAGCTTGAGCCTTTTGATAAGGGATTTATTTATCCACATGAACAAACACTTCCCGGGCCGAAAGCGGACCGCTTGAAACTTATTCAGTCTTGTAAGGCAAACCTCAGTTCGATATTTGCGCTTTTCCCTGACGAAGATAGCGGTATTGACGATTATTTATCCGTGATTACCCCTGCAGAGCCGGAGGTTGATTTTATAGATGATAATGGTGTCAGGAACGTGGTTTGGGTAATCACAGAAAGGGAACCAATCGAAAAACTGGTTTCGCTTATGAGGACGAAGCCTCTTTTTATTGCCGATGGACATCATCGTTACGAAACTTCATTGGTCTATAAGGATCAATTTCGCAAGGAAAGTGGGATGGTGGGGGAAGAGATTCCTTCTGATTATGTAATGATGGTATGTGTGTCAATGAATAATCCCGGACTTCAAATACTTCCGTTCCATCGTTTGATACAACTTGGGAAAGACTATGATAGTGATCATGTGCTTTGTTCTCTGAGAGAATCTTTCGATGTTGAACTGTTGGGAACGGGTGGTAGTCTTGACATGTCTCTGTCCAGGCTTGATGATCAAAAAAAGGGCCATAGTTTTTTGATGTATGTAGGTTCTGAAGATGCCTGTTATCTATTGCGGTTGAAGAGCGAGGGATTGCTGGAATCGGTATTTGCCAATGATCATCCGGAGTGGAAGCGCCTGGATGCCGGAATTCTTCATGGCATAGTTCTCAAAAAACTATTGGGTGTAGGTTCTCAGGACGTGATTTTGATGAAAAATTCCGTGAAGTATGAAAAAAATATTGCGGCGGCTGTGTCGCTTGTGCGGTCTGGCCAGTACCAGTTAGCATTTCTGCTAAAGCCAACTCGTATTGAACAGGTAAGGGAAATTGCCATGGCACGCAAGGTCATGCCTCCTAAATCAACTAATTTTTATCCTAAACTGATTACGGGTATTGTGATAAATAGTTTTGAGTAG
- the thrC gene encoding threonine synthase, whose translation MGFVKGLKCRECEKSYPKEPLHVCSFCFGPLEVDYDYDGIKKILSKSIIESRGKTMWRYQELLPIDGEPTVGAQVGYTPLVKADNLAKVFGVDELYVKNDSVNYPTFSFKDRVVSTALTKAKEFGYKTVGCATTGNLGNSVAAQAAQACLESYIVMPADLEQGKVIGTLIYGPNIVKVRGNYDNVNRLCSEIADKYGWAIVNVNLRPYYGEGSKTYGYEIIEQLGWKAPKHIVVPMAGGSLITKIGKAIKEFVKLGFIEEADTKLHGAQASGSSPITTAVKAETDVIRPVKPNTIAQSIAIGNPADGFYSVKSINVSGGWAEDVTDDELVEGIKLLARTEGIFTETAGGVTVAVTQKLIEQGKIPRNESIVICITGNGLKTQEAVLNKLGEPKIINPSLAEFDAVMDEKMAGVH comes from the coding sequence ATGGGATTTGTGAAAGGTCTGAAATGCCGGGAATGTGAAAAAAGTTACCCAAAAGAGCCGTTGCATGTTTGCAGTTTTTGCTTTGGTCCCCTTGAAGTTGATTATGATTATGACGGGATTAAAAAGATTCTCTCAAAAAGTATAATCGAATCCAGGGGCAAAACCATGTGGCGTTATCAGGAGCTTCTTCCTATTGATGGAGAACCCACGGTAGGCGCCCAGGTTGGCTATACACCGCTTGTTAAAGCGGATAACCTTGCCAAAGTGTTTGGCGTGGATGAACTCTATGTAAAAAATGACTCGGTAAATTATCCGACGTTTTCATTTAAGGATAGGGTTGTCTCTACAGCCTTAACAAAGGCAAAGGAATTTGGGTATAAGACGGTGGGATGTGCAACCACGGGAAATCTTGGAAATTCCGTAGCTGCCCAGGCAGCTCAGGCCTGTCTGGAAAGCTACATTGTCATGCCTGCGGACCTCGAGCAGGGTAAAGTTATCGGGACGTTGATTTATGGTCCCAACATTGTTAAAGTCAGAGGGAATTATGATAATGTAAACAGACTCTGTTCTGAAATAGCGGATAAATATGGATGGGCAATCGTCAATGTAAATCTCAGGCCCTATTATGGTGAAGGGTCAAAGACATACGGGTATGAAATTATTGAACAGCTTGGTTGGAAAGCGCCGAAACACATCGTAGTTCCGATGGCTGGAGGTTCGTTAATAACAAAAATTGGTAAGGCCATTAAAGAATTCGTAAAATTAGGTTTTATTGAAGAAGCAGACACAAAACTCCATGGCGCGCAGGCCTCCGGTAGTTCGCCAATTACCACTGCCGTTAAGGCGGAAACTGACGTGATAAGGCCTGTGAAGCCAAATACCATTGCACAATCTATTGCAATTGGAAATCCTGCAGATGGTTTTTATTCCGTAAAAAGTATCAACGTATCGGGTGGGTGGGCAGAAGATGTGACAGATGATGAACTTGTAGAGGGCATTAAATTGCTTGCCAGAACAGAGGGTATTTTTACTGAAACAGCGGGTGGGGTAACGGTTGCGGTTACACAAAAACTTATTGAACAGGGGAAAATTCCCCGTAATGAATCCATTGTGATTTGTATTACAGGGAATGGGCTGAAAACTCAAGAGGCGGTTTTGAATAAATTAGGAGAGCCAAAAATTATTAATCCTTCTCTCGCTGAGTTTGATGCCGTTATGGATGAAAAAATGGCTGGTGTGCATTGA
- a CDS encoding MoaD/ThiS family protein has translation MSVTVRIPTPLRSLTDGKDEVNVEGENIGEIIENLEASYKGIKERICDNDGQIRRFINFYLNDEDIRFMGNLETAVKDGDNVSIVPAIAGGN, from the coding sequence ATGTCGGTAACAGTACGTATTCCAACTCCACTGAGAAGCCTCACCGATGGTAAAGATGAGGTAAATGTGGAAGGTGAAAATATTGGTGAAATTATAGAAAACCTTGAAGCCAGTTATAAAGGTATTAAGGAAAGAATTTGTGATAATGACGGGCAGATACGAAGATTTATAAACTTTTATCTTAACGATGAAGATATTCGCTTTATGGGCAACCTGGAAACGGCAGTAAAAGATGGTGATAATGTTTCCATAGTACCGGCAATTGCTGGGGGTAATTAA
- a CDS encoding KpsF/GutQ family sugar-phosphate isomerase, with protein sequence MKKNAVSEIAFAKEVLLLESKAIKNLIDRLDTNFQKAIEFVYTCKGRVAVTGIGKAGIIGQKISATLASTGTPSYWIHSSDARHGDLGQIVGEDVVLALSNSGETEVVALLPFVKQIGAKIIAITGNNKSSLALHSDVVLDIGKIEEACPLGLAPSASTTAMLALGDALALTVFKKRNLTKEDYAFYHPGGELGRKLLSVEVVMRKNEENPVVSEDMPLLDALRVMTETAGAPGAVSIVDKQNKLVGFFTDGDLRRHLTNGIAILNLRVKDIMSLSPKVINVRCLVAEAYKILKEHKIDQLPVVDDFDVPVGIIDVQDILEVGF encoded by the coding sequence ATGAAAAAAAACGCTGTTTCCGAAATCGCTTTTGCAAAGGAAGTTTTATTGCTTGAGTCAAAGGCAATAAAGAATCTGATTGACCGTCTTGACACTAATTTTCAAAAAGCGATTGAATTCGTGTATACTTGCAAAGGAAGAGTAGCGGTTACCGGTATTGGCAAGGCTGGAATCATAGGACAAAAAATATCTGCGACTCTGGCAAGTACGGGCACACCATCGTATTGGATTCACTCGTCAGATGCAAGGCATGGCGATCTTGGTCAGATTGTTGGGGAAGATGTAGTGCTTGCGCTTTCTAATAGCGGTGAAACAGAGGTTGTTGCCCTTTTACCCTTTGTGAAGCAGATTGGTGCAAAAATCATTGCTATTACGGGAAACAATAAGTCATCCTTGGCCCTCCATAGTGATGTGGTGCTTGATATTGGAAAGATTGAAGAGGCGTGTCCCTTGGGCCTTGCCCCGTCAGCAAGCACAACGGCCATGCTTGCATTGGGAGATGCATTGGCTCTTACGGTATTTAAAAAGAGAAATCTTACAAAAGAAGATTATGCATTTTATCATCCTGGTGGAGAACTGGGAAGAAAATTGCTTTCTGTAGAAGTTGTTATGCGTAAAAACGAAGAAAACCCTGTCGTTTCTGAGGATATGCCTCTGTTGGATGCGCTTCGCGTAATGACTGAAACAGCAGGTGCGCCAGGCGCCGTAAGCATTGTTGATAAACAGAATAAACTGGTGGGGTTTTTTACTGATGGAGATTTAAGAAGGCATTTAACAAACGGTATTGCAATTTTGAATCTCAGGGTAAAGGATATTATGTCATTATCGCCGAAAGTTATTAATGTTCGTTGTCTGGTTGCTGAAGCGTACAAAATCTTAAAAGAGCACAAAATTGATCAACTTCCAGTGGTAGATGATTTCGATGTGCCTGTTGGTATTATAGATGTGCAAGACATATTGGAGGTGGGGTTTTAA
- a CDS encoding HAD-IIIA family hydrolase, translated as MKNIRLVIVDVDGVLTDGTLYIDSQGSETKAFNVLDGTGIKYLHRVGIKTAIISGRTSKSVTYRAKELDICDVYQGQKNKLDAYGKLREKYSLRDEEICYIGDDLIDLPLFYRVGFPATVADASPMVKRLSLYVTKERGGYGAVRELAEKIIKFQGKWHLIMERYQDASPL; from the coding sequence GTGAAAAATATAAGACTGGTTATTGTAGACGTTGATGGTGTCTTAACGGATGGCACCCTTTATATTGATTCTCAGGGAAGTGAAACAAAGGCATTCAATGTTTTGGACGGAACAGGGATCAAATATCTTCATCGTGTTGGTATTAAGACTGCAATTATCAGTGGAAGAACGAGTAAATCGGTAACGTATCGGGCAAAGGAATTAGATATTTGTGATGTGTATCAGGGGCAAAAAAACAAGTTGGATGCATATGGAAAGCTCCGGGAAAAATATTCGCTTCGGGATGAGGAAATATGTTATATCGGTGATGACCTTATTGATCTGCCGCTATTCTATCGTGTTGGATTTCCTGCTACGGTTGCCGATGCCTCGCCAATGGTGAAGCGCCTCTCCCTCTATGTTACAAAGGAAAGAGGTGGATATGGCGCAGTAAGAGAACTGGCAGAAAAAATAATTAAATTCCAGGGGAAGTGGCATCTTATTATGGAACGATATCAAGATGCTTCTCCCCTGTAA
- the lptC gene encoding LPS export ABC transporter periplasmic protein LptC, whose translation MTKRRYVLIGIPATCILAIIVSLVISPNRTDVEKKEKEIPSRRSLSLQGQAKAISDSDTVTQTVEGLSIPNYNERGKEVFTMRGENTFLLDNDVYKILSPEITVLDPVKSGNGTQTVVITSGSGVMDKSANEGTLSEKVVISFGQEIQLNSESLRYLPEENAVSTDGAVTITGNGMKITGQGCVIDIIHKKMWIEKEVEMVMDGVKNDLFFLSRKSASEISQAAENTDDVRESGKNERQIEKSFIRSAGQLIFDVQRGVKVLTFNDNVEFKKGDSSVFSDTLIIFLDAETKRTKQAIASGNVLASQGTTIAKGNSLTWDVNTQSGTLEDTHKAEFIKDGLRIDARKMIFFKDAGRIDVPSAGSLKVKIKAKKAGKDPVAGGEEEDTNISVTWEGKMYFQDDKREAHFEKDIEIKRDRSVLFCDNLKVTFNENDYNLHTLKAAGKVRITDKKDSLVSEAVGDLVAWNVKNEVTVLRGEPFALLREGDRRKIISPRVLFYKNEKKIVCEGRGSLYEKGFKMASHDDASEIDIKVDWKKKMMYSDMLKKASFYEEVQVEQGGQKLNADQIDTYLDQEQKMRNIIATGNVFFLSEELGNCEGIGTLFTWDLIKEIALLTGDPNAEIRREGSRTFSKKVYFDMGQKRVTWEGRPHWQLIGKE comes from the coding sequence ATGACAAAAAGAAGATACGTATTAATAGGTATTCCCGCGACATGCATACTTGCTATCATCGTATCATTGGTTATCTCACCGAATAGAACAGATGTGGAGAAAAAAGAGAAAGAAATTCCTTCCCGAAGAAGTCTTTCGTTGCAGGGACAGGCGAAAGCCATAAGTGATTCTGATACAGTAACTCAAACGGTAGAAGGTCTGTCTATTCCCAATTACAACGAAAGGGGAAAAGAAGTATTTACCATGCGTGGTGAAAATACCTTTCTTCTGGATAACGATGTGTACAAGATTTTATCTCCGGAAATTACAGTACTGGATCCCGTAAAAAGTGGAAATGGCACTCAAACCGTTGTGATTACTTCAGGTAGTGGAGTAATGGACAAGAGTGCGAACGAAGGTACGCTCAGTGAAAAAGTCGTTATTAGCTTTGGTCAGGAAATTCAATTAAATAGTGAGTCCCTGAGATACCTTCCGGAAGAGAATGCTGTTTCTACCGATGGGGCTGTTACCATTACCGGAAACGGTATGAAAATAACAGGTCAGGGTTGCGTGATAGATATTATTCATAAAAAGATGTGGATTGAAAAAGAGGTCGAGATGGTAATGGATGGCGTTAAAAATGATCTCTTTTTCTTGTCCAGGAAGAGCGCTTCAGAAATCTCTCAAGCTGCGGAAAATACTGATGATGTAAGGGAAAGCGGAAAAAACGAGAGGCAAATTGAAAAAAGTTTTATACGTTCTGCCGGGCAATTGATATTTGATGTGCAAAGAGGGGTAAAAGTTCTGACTTTTAATGATAATGTTGAGTTCAAGAAGGGTGATTCTTCCGTTTTTTCTGATACATTAATTATTTTTCTTGACGCAGAAACGAAAAGGACAAAACAAGCTATTGCCAGTGGTAATGTGCTTGCCTCACAGGGAACAACAATTGCTAAAGGGAATTCTTTGACTTGGGATGTAAATACACAGAGTGGAACCCTGGAAGATACGCATAAAGCAGAATTTATCAAAGATGGATTACGCATTGATGCTCGGAAAATGATTTTCTTTAAGGATGCTGGTAGGATAGATGTTCCGAGTGCCGGTAGTTTAAAAGTAAAAATTAAAGCAAAAAAGGCAGGGAAGGATCCTGTTGCGGGAGGAGAAGAAGAGGATACGAACATTAGCGTTACGTGGGAAGGGAAGATGTATTTTCAAGATGACAAACGAGAAGCCCATTTTGAAAAAGATATTGAAATCAAAAGGGACCGTTCGGTATTATTTTGTGATAACCTGAAAGTGACGTTTAATGAGAATGATTATAACCTGCATACGTTAAAGGCAGCAGGAAAAGTTCGTATTACGGATAAAAAAGATAGCCTGGTCAGCGAGGCTGTGGGAGATTTGGTTGCGTGGAATGTAAAAAATGAAGTAACGGTTTTGAGAGGGGAACCTTTTGCATTATTAAGAGAAGGAGACAGGAGAAAAATAATTTCCCCTCGAGTTTTATTTTATAAAAATGAGAAAAAGATCGTTTGTGAAGGCCGCGGTAGTTTATACGAAAAAGGTTTCAAAATGGCTTCTCATGACGATGCCTCAGAAATAGATATAAAAGTCGATTGGAAAAAGAAAATGATGTATAGCGATATGCTAAAAAAAGCCAGTTTTTATGAAGAAGTGCAAGTTGAACAAGGCGGACAAAAATTGAATGCTGATCAAATTGATACCTATTTAGATCAAGAGCAGAAAATGCGGAATATTATTGCTACGGGCAATGTGTTTTTTCTCAGCGAAGAACTGGGTAATTGTGAGGGGATAGGAACACTTTTTACTTGGGACCTGATCAAGGAAATTGCCTTATTGACTGGTGATCCCAATGCAGAAATACGAAGAGAGGGGTCAAGAACATTTTCGAAAAAAGTGTATTTTGATATGGGGCAAAAGAGGGTTACATGGGAAGGGAGACCTCACTGGCAACTTATTGGTAAGGAATAG
- a CDS encoding HEAT repeat domain-containing protein: protein MYCCPFYRNYWENPFWHFVSFAAALLLLILPLKTVFSENARRVEVFAHRGLLEHVPENTFAALNIIAELGIDGVAIDIRQTQDKQLVLMCDETLDRTTDGKGRVDQLTYAEIQQYDAGSWRGAEFAGERVPLLSDVLMFCKVNNLKLILNVKQNFLGKKVLDLVREYEMFERVYFWGKIEDSYPGGDTPQGKELVYVSSSELSEEKIYHIHEEGKNAFSIMLNSDNRRIMQERIKKGVDVILVDYPCVAMDVLNNKCPAITHTKKKNEKKNIRRELDTNAEYILNEVEALIETIKGPENNKARTAALSLILLPEKYTVPFLIRLLEDENSEVKQNVIWALGFCSEEIVVEYIEPLLKDDDPEVRRETVLALRRIGAKQSGPTFIEALREENNKKVKSDIARTLGALGGQMAVFPLIDVLMKDTDWQVKSACIEALGSIGSAKSMRAIADILVADGGEDAAWARTKAAWALSAMGEKSIPLLLKALRDNEEVTRRRAGWALVKIGTPAVRAVINSLNDVNKHTRERAAQILGWIGDEKAVTSLIWALKDKDDLVVSSAAWALGRLGNSKALPALQALVRHKDTIIRESVIEAIERIMRTNNK from the coding sequence ATGTATTGCTGTCCTTTTTATCGGAACTATTGGGAAAACCCGTTCTGGCATTTCGTGAGTTTTGCTGCGGCGTTGCTCCTTCTCATTCTGCCTCTTAAAACGGTTTTTTCTGAAAATGCAAGACGTGTCGAAGTATTTGCTCATCGTGGTCTACTGGAACATGTTCCGGAAAATACCTTTGCAGCATTAAATATCATTGCTGAACTGGGTATCGATGGTGTTGCAATTGATATTCGGCAGACACAAGATAAACAACTTGTATTGATGTGTGATGAGACACTCGATAGAACAACCGATGGAAAAGGACGTGTTGATCAACTTACCTATGCTGAGATACAACAATATGATGCTGGTTCATGGCGTGGCGCTGAGTTTGCCGGAGAGCGAGTTCCTCTCCTTTCAGATGTGTTGATGTTTTGTAAAGTGAATAATCTTAAACTGATTTTGAATGTTAAGCAGAATTTTTTAGGAAAAAAAGTGTTGGACCTTGTCAGGGAATATGAAATGTTTGAACGGGTGTATTTTTGGGGGAAAATCGAGGATAGTTATCCGGGGGGCGATACGCCTCAAGGGAAAGAGCTCGTTTATGTTTCTTCTTCTGAACTATCAGAAGAAAAAATTTATCATATCCATGAGGAGGGTAAAAACGCATTTTCAATAATGCTTAACAGTGATAATCGAAGGATTATGCAGGAACGAATCAAGAAAGGTGTTGATGTTATTTTGGTAGATTATCCGTGTGTTGCGATGGATGTTTTGAACAATAAATGTCCGGCGATTACTCATACAAAAAAAAAGAATGAGAAGAAGAACATTCGGCGAGAGCTTGACACGAATGCAGAGTACATTCTCAATGAAGTGGAAGCTTTGATAGAAACAATAAAGGGTCCAGAAAATAACAAGGCAAGAACAGCTGCTTTGTCATTAATCCTGTTGCCTGAGAAATATACTGTGCCATTCCTCATAAGGTTGCTTGAAGATGAAAATTCCGAGGTAAAACAAAACGTCATATGGGCTCTTGGCTTTTGTAGTGAAGAGATTGTCGTGGAATACATAGAGCCTCTTTTGAAAGACGACGACCCTGAGGTGCGTAGGGAAACGGTTCTTGCTTTAAGAAGAATAGGTGCGAAACAATCAGGCCCCACGTTTATAGAGGCATTAAGGGAGGAAAATAATAAAAAGGTCAAATCCGATATTGCAAGAACATTGGGCGCATTGGGTGGCCAAATGGCAGTGTTTCCGCTCATTGATGTGCTTATGAAAGATACGGATTGGCAGGTGAAAAGTGCCTGTATCGAGGCCTTGGGCTCTATTGGCAGTGCTAAGTCTATGCGTGCTATTGCAGACATCCTTGTAGCTGACGGTGGAGAAGATGCAGCCTGGGCACGAACAAAAGCAGCCTGGGCTCTGTCGGCCATGGGGGAAAAATCCATTCCGTTATTGCTGAAGGCATTGAGAGACAACGAGGAAGTTACAAGGCGCAGGGCAGGTTGGGCGCTGGTAAAAATTGGCACTCCTGCGGTAAGGGCTGTAATCAATTCACTAAACGATGTTAATAAACATACGAGGGAACGGGCTGCGCAAATCCTCGGATGGATAGGAGATGAAAAGGCTGTAACTTCATTGATATGGGCATTGAAGGATAAGGACGATCTCGTTGTAAGTTCCGCTGCATGGGCGCTTGGCAGGCTTGGTAACTCCAAAGCACTTCCCGCGCTCCAGGCACTTGTTCGTCATAAAGACACCATCATAAGAGAAAGCGTCATTGAGGCAATTGAGAGAATAATGCGGACTAATAATAAATAG